GAACCGCCTCCAAAAGTATATGTTGCCGGCATACATAAGCATGTGCAGAAAAATGAATCCAAACAAGCTGCAAGAAAGTTTAACATGTAGAGCGAATTgagtattattttttggttggaaaCTTGGGAAGAAGAATAGTAAAGCAAAGGCCTAATAAGTACCTGTATAGGGGAAACATGGTGTCCATGTACTGGAGTTCTCCCTTGTCAAATTCAGGATTGTTGGCATTGTTAATACTGCGAGCACGTACCATCAAAATAAGGGCTAATGTGAGAGCAGCTGTGCATCCGGCAAAGCAACCTAAAGATTTCAAATAAACAGATTCAGAGGGAGGAAATTGATACCAAAACTGTCCTTGTTCAGAGAAAGAAATTTAACTATACTGATTTAGCTAGAGGCCTTACCCATGGAAAATGTTATCCTATGTCTTTCTATCTTTGATTTTGGCCTTAAGACGACCATTCCTTTTCTGCGATTTGAGTTTGAGAAATACTTTATGAATGTAGTTTCAACCCTCTCCATAAGCTTGGTGATCTGCAGTGGTGGCAAGCGCCATATCAGAACAGAAATTCATTATATTTCAACATCGTTTTAAAAAGATTTGAGGTTTAAATTGTTtaatctttcttctctttagCATGATGCATGAAGAATTCTCACCTCGTCAGAGCTACCAAGGTAGGAGTTATCCACCATATTCATGTAAGATTTTGATGTATCTCTTGAAGTAATCTGCAAAAGTAATACAGACCAAATGAAGTACTGACAAAGATTTTACTAATAACATGTAATAGCAAACATTTTTTCAGGAATTTCTGGTGTTGAGAAATACCTTATCATattttttcatgatttttgaAAAAGCCAACGTATTCAAGAAGCTGTTTCattcatggaaaaaaaaataattaatttgccACAcagataaaagaaagaaaaatgagagaaaaaaaaaacaaccaaactGCTCTTCAACTTACCTATAGCTCTTTAGAAGCCGAAGTTTCCGGTAAAATTCAATAAAAGCGCCCTTAAGCTGCTCTTCAACTTTCTTCAGATTTTCTCTGCTGAACTTGAGCTCTGTCTGTGGAGGCACATTGAGGAAGCCTTTAATGGTCGAAACTGGAGTCTCAACTGTGTGATTCATTGTCACATGATTTAGTATGTCCAGTGGCGAAGGTCTAGCGCCTCTTAAGCTCTCTGCCTTCTTTTCTTGAGTCTTAGCATTCTCAGTCTTTTTtccatctttttcttcatcaccAGAATGTTCCTCCTGGCTATTTGATCCACTCTCTTCGATCACATCCGTAGCCATGGCTGCGCGCCCTGCACACgaaaaaacgacgtagttttAGACATAAGCAGAATATCAGCGCAGAAAATACACATATCATCACAATAAGCACAACATTACTTAACTGCTTGCTCTGACTCCGCGGGGAGTGGAAGCTGCCAATGCAGCTGTTGAAGCAGCAACATCGGAAGCAAGACGAGTCATCTCCACTGACCAATCAAACGGCCTCTGCGGGTTCTCCACGTTGATGCGAAACGCGATGAAAGCATCCATTTGCTTGTTGAGCACAGCGGCTTCCTTCATCACCTCATCCACCTTAGACCTATAAAACTTGTCCACTTTATTGAACTCATCATCAACCTTTCTAAAATACTCCAACT
The window above is part of the Prunus dulcis chromosome 1, ALMONDv2, whole genome shotgun sequence genome. Proteins encoded here:
- the LOC117613989 gene encoding phosphate transporter PHO1 homolog 3-like isoform X4, translated to MKFGKEFVTQMVPEWQQAYMDYDYLKSLLKEIQRSKQRHKTPPAATALCSHRLKRRLTLYRAFSGLTLQSRHSQQQPNSPSSISPVDIESQAILVNSVRSDGSESYQTTFLMAAEEGSVQELEYFRKVDDEFNKVDKFYRSKVDEVMKEAAVLNKQMDAFIAFRINVENPQRPFDWSVEMTRLASDVAASTAALAASTPRGVRASRRAAMATDVIEESGSNSQEEHSGDEEKDGKKTENAKTQEKKAESLRGARPSPLDILNHVTMNHTVETPVSTIKGFLNVPPQTELKFSRENLKKVEEQLKGAFIEFYRKLRLLKSYSFLNTLAFSKIMKKYDKITSRDTSKSYMNMVDNSYLGSSDEITKLMERVETTFIKYFSNSNRRKGMVVLRPKSKIERHRITFSMGCFAGCTAALTLALILMVRARSINNANNPEFDKGELQYMDTMFPLYSLFGFIFLHMLMYAGNIYFWRRFRVNYSFIFGFKQGTELGYREVLLLSFGLAVLALASVLSNLDMEMDPKTKDYKALTELLPLFLVLLVILILLCPFNLIYRSSRYFFLVCLFHCICAPLYKVTLPDFFLADQLTSQVQAIRSLQFYVCYYGWGDYKLRQNTCKSHDVFNTFTFIVACIPYWSRLLQFHFLAVPPPFG